Proteins from one Enterobacter bugandensis genomic window:
- the mlaD gene encoding outer membrane lipid asymmetry maintenance protein MlaD — protein MQTRKNEIWVGVFLLLALLAALFICLRAADITSVRTEPTYRIYATFDNIGGLKARSPVRIGGVVIGRVSDITLDEKTYLPRVAMDIEERYNHIPDTSSLSIRTSGLLGEQYLALNVGFEDPELGTTILKDGSVIQDTKSAMVLEDMIGQFLYNSKGDDKKSDDAPAQSEDHTNVAPTPGAAN, from the coding sequence ATGCAAACGAGAAAAAATGAAATTTGGGTCGGCGTTTTCCTGCTGCTGGCGCTGCTGGCGGCGCTGTTTATCTGCCTGAGAGCGGCAGATATTACGTCTGTGCGCACCGAGCCGACGTATCGCATCTATGCCACGTTCGATAACATCGGCGGGCTGAAGGCGCGTTCACCGGTCCGCATTGGCGGCGTGGTGATCGGCCGCGTATCTGACATTACGCTCGATGAGAAAACGTATCTGCCGCGCGTCGCGATGGATATCGAAGAACGTTACAACCACATTCCGGACACCAGCTCCCTTTCTATCCGTACTTCCGGCCTGCTGGGTGAACAATATCTGGCACTTAACGTCGGCTTTGAAGATCCTGAGCTGGGAACGACTATCCTTAAAGACGGTAGCGTTATCCAGGATACGAAGTCCGCGATGGTGCTGGAGGACATGATTGGTCAGTTCCTTTACAACAGTAAAGGGGATGATAAAAAGTCTGACGATGCCCCTGCGCAGAGTGAAGACCATACCAACGTTGCGCCGACCCCTGGTGCTGCGAATTAA